A stretch of DNA from Pseudomonadota bacterium:
ACCTATCAAAATCAGATGCTGTCATGAAACGGCTTATTGCTGAACATGGTCATTGTCCTTTAGCAAACTGGGAATATAATCCGTTTCATACCCTGGTAACTTCAATAATCAGTCAACAACTTTCTTCAAAAGCTGCTGATATCTTCACCTTGCTGCAAGTCTCTTCGCAGTTTCCTCACAAGTATCAACAAATGTATCGATATCATTTCTGGTAATCCAAACACCAGTGCTTGCACGAAAAGGAATATCGCTTGGTTCCGGTATATTGGTCACAGGATGTCTGTTGGGGATACAACCGCTGAAAAATGCGCTTGCTTCAGGAGAAGGGGTCCTGGTAAGACCACGACTATCAAGTCCGCCCATACCAACATGATAGAGATGATCCTTGAACATTTGTGTTTGAAAGGCTTCTGCCAGCTTGAAGTCTCTGCGTTGGGACTTATCGGCAAAAGGCGTAAATGCCACGATGCCAGATTTAAGTTCAGGGTCTTTTGTGGGCTGGAGCAGACAGTTGTCGCCGAATTTAGCAACAAGATGCTGACGCAAGTAATCGGCCAAGGTAAGGATGTAATTTTGAATGCGCTGTCGGCCGATTACATCCCAGAGTTCACAGACTTCACCAAGTGCACGCCAGTCAGCAGATTCAGGAAATCCATATATACTCAGGGCATTCCCTATGTCGAAACCTGCCGGACGAGAACCATCAAGTGGGGCATCAAGTTGTCCACTCCGGATGAGATGGAACCGTGGTAAAGGAGTAGGGTTAGAGGAATGAGCACTGTTGCGGATATAGAGTATTCCGGTGCCGCCGGGACCACACTGCCACTTATGACCCGAAATACCCCAGAAATCTATGCCGATGTCATTTAGTTTTGGGTCGAACATTCCTCCATAGTGGGCACCGTCTACTACAGTTATTAAGCCATACTGCTGAGCCAGTTTGGCCATTCGACGTGGAGGGATAATCTGGCCGTTAGACTGGGTGATAGCGGAAAAGAAGATGATCTTTGTCTTGCCTGGTCTGATCTGCCGTCGTACCGATTCTACGATCTCTTCAGCAGTAGCATTTTGATGCATCGGTACACCGAACTGGCGGATAACAACTCCGAACCGCGCTGCAACTCGAAGCATAGTAACAACACAATTGGGATATTCCATGGTAGATGTTAAAAGTTCATCTCCTGATTTCCAGTCTATACCGCTCAAAATCATGGCAACTGCATCAGTTGTATTCCGAGCAATGGCAATCTCGTCAGTGTTCGCTCCATAGCAGCGTGCAATCTTTTTCCTTGTTTCCTCTGACGGCTCCAGATATACCGGGAATGGATCACGTGCAACCTGATCCAGACCTTCTTTATAGCGTTTCATGATGGGTATTGGCATGGACCCTTTTTGAGCTGGAGCAAAATATCGGTTACGGGGATCAATGGTAAAAGTCTTCCCAAATTCTGTGAAGAAAGCTTCCTCAGTGCTTAACAAACCATCTGGAAGACGGACGGGTTTACTCAATATTTTGTCTTTGGATAAAGCAGATGAATATGTCGGCATCATGAGTAGAGTTGCTGCCACACCGGAGCTAAGCGCGCCTAAAAAGTTCCTCCTGGTTATGCCATTATTACCATCCTTCCCCTCTACCATCAAAACCTCTTTTTTGTCTCCACAGGTATGCATAAGTCACCCCTAAAG
This window harbors:
- a CDS encoding aminotransferase class V-fold PLP-dependent enzyme — protein: MHTCGDKKEVLMVEGKDGNNGITRRNFLGALSSGVAATLLMMPTYSSALSKDKILSKPVRLPDGLLSTEEAFFTEFGKTFTIDPRNRYFAPAQKGSMPIPIMKRYKEGLDQVARDPFPVYLEPSEETRKKIARCYGANTDEIAIARNTTDAVAMILSGIDWKSGDELLTSTMEYPNCVVTMLRVAARFGVVIRQFGVPMHQNATAEEIVESVRRQIRPGKTKIIFFSAITQSNGQIIPPRRMAKLAQQYGLITVVDGAHYGGMFDPKLNDIGIDFWGISGHKWQCGPGGTGILYIRNSAHSSNPTPLPRFHLIRSGQLDAPLDGSRPAGFDIGNALSIYGFPESADWRALGEVCELWDVIGRQRIQNYILTLADYLRQHLVAKFGDNCLLQPTKDPELKSGIVAFTPFADKSQRRDFKLAEAFQTQMFKDHLYHVGMGGLDSRGLTRTPSPEASAFFSGCIPNRHPVTNIPEPSDIPFRASTGVWITRNDIDTFVDTCEETAKRLAAR